GGGGCGGGCCTCGGCGGCGGAGCGGACTCCGGGTGGCGTCCGGTCGGGCCGGGGTACCGGCGTCGTCCGGCCCACCACCCCGGGCCGAGCGGGCGGAAGCGCGCCGGTCGACGCGGGTAGCGGCCCGGACGGCGCGTTATCCGGGCCACAACCGCCGCGCCAGGGCCGTGGCCGATAGTCTCGCGACATGCCGGAGCACGCAGCGACCCCAGCTAACCCCTCAACGTCGACGACCGGACGTCGGGCGGCGAAAGCCGTCATCCCGGCCGCCGGCCTGGCCACCCGGTTCCTGCCCGCCACCAAGGTGGTGCCGAAGGAACTGCTGCCCGTGGTCGACCGCCCTGTGCTGCAGTACATCGTCGAGGAGGCCGCGCAGGCCGGCATCGGCGACGTGCTGCTGATCACCGGTCGGGGCAAGACCGCGATGGTCGACCACTTCGACCGCCGGCCCGACCTTGAGGCGCGGCTGGAGGAGAAGGGCGATCCGGAGCTGCTGGCGGCGGTGCGTCGGCCGGGTGAGCTGGCCCAGATCTACACCTGTCGGCAGCCCGAGCAGCTCGGCCTGGGCCACGCCGTCGGGTACGCCGAGACGCACGTCGGGGACCAGCCGTTCGCGGTGATGCTGGGCGACGAGTTCGTGAACCTCTCCGAGCCGCTGCTGCCGGCCATGCTGGACCTGCAGGCCCGGACCGGTGGCATCGTGCTGGCCTTCTT
The nucleotide sequence above comes from Plantactinospora soyae. Encoded proteins:
- a CDS encoding UTP--glucose-1-phosphate uridylyltransferase, producing the protein MPEHAATPANPSTSTTGRRAAKAVIPAAGLATRFLPATKVVPKELLPVVDRPVLQYIVEEAAQAGIGDVLLITGRGKTAMVDHFDRRPDLEARLEEKGDPELLAAVRRPGELAQIYTCRQPEQLGLGHAVGYAETHVGDQPFAVMLGDEFVNLSEPLLPAMLDLQARTGGIVLAFFEVPPEETKRYGIASVAPADPEFSDLGEVVEVTGLVEKPKPEDAPSNLAVLGRYVLPSGIFEAIGRTGRGSGGEIQLTDAMSLMLKEGTPVHAIVYRGTRYDTGMPLGYLQTVVQLACERDDLGVEFRQWLGEFVASDAGRRT